The DNA segment CAAGAGCTTGGGGTAGGTTTCCTTGTCGAGGAGGAATTTCTTCTTTGCCTTGACCCGTGCGCAGGCATACGCATAGTTGCCCTTTCTACCCCTCATTCCGAACATTCATTCACCCAAACAGAACGTTGGATACGTTCTTCAGTTCCTTTTCCCAGACCGCTGCGAGCATGGTGTTAAATCTGTAGTCCAGGCGTATCGTTCCGTCCTGGCTTTCCAGAACTAGCCCAGTGCTCATGTCCGTTTCCGTAACCGATGCGATGTCGCTGTCCTTCTGCACAAGCCGGGACTCGCCCTTGGGGCAAATCACCTTCGGCCTGGAGATGTTCTTCTTGGCGTTGATCAGGATCTTCTGGTAGACCCGAACCTTTTCCGCCTCGGGCATCGACTCCAGATCTTTCAGCGTCTCCTGGAACGACCGGTCAAGGATCTCCTTCTTGGCGTTGAGTACGATCCTCTTGGCCTCGAGCTCGGCGCTGGAAATCTCCTGTTGCCTCAAGCGCTTCAGGGCGACTTCCAGTTCCTTCTCCTGGGCCTTCTTCTTGTTCGCGATCGTCTCATCAGCTTGCTGAAGGATGGTTGCCCTCTCTTTCTCAGCGGTCGCTATTCGCGCCGCTGATTCCTTGTTGGCGGTCTCCAGTATGTTTCCGACTACCTTGTCCAATGCCATGAATCGGCCCCTTGATTTTTATTATATTGCGGTCGCACTGCCTATTTATACCATTTTTATCCAGAGCAGGATAGCCATGACCAGACCGAAGATAACGATCGTCTCCGGGATAACGGTCAGAACCAGGCCCTTACCGAATAGCTTCTCATCCTCGGCCATGGCGCCGACTGCTGCGGATCCGATCGGACCCTCAGCGATACCGGATCCGATTCCGGCCATACCGACTGCCACTCCAGCTCCAATTGCTATCAAACCAGCTTCTATTGCCATTTCATTCACCTCTCGCTTGTACGCTTTCTCACTATTCTCAGCGGGTTGAACTTGACACCGCCGCCTTCGTAGAATTTTTGGAAGAGCTCAACATAGTGAAGCCTGATGCCGTGCATTCCGGCGGACAGGATCCCTAGGATGAACACCGTCAGATGTCCTACTATCAATATCACTATGGCCACGATGATCATCACTATGGACAGATCAACCGGCCAGGCTCCCGCTCCAGCCCTTGCTACGGGGTCGAAGCCCAGGATGGTCTCGAAGGCGATCGTGTTGAACGCCAGCGCCAGTCCCGCCTTCGACATGCCAATCGCGGCAAGCCTAGCATAGGATATCATGTTGCTCATTAGGCCCGGGAGTTCCAGGATTGCGGTCGCACCTTCGGCTTTGAGCACCATCAAGACACCGGGCACCAGGGTGACCACCCCGAGCGCGAGGAATACCATCGAAATGGTGTCACTGAGCAACCAGGTGGCGATCAACAGGTCGATGATCCACATCAGCAGGAACGTTCCGCCGGTCAGGATCAGGATCCAGCTGCCCTTCTCCATGATGGCGTGCTTCCTTCCGTGTCTCAAGTACTTGTTGTAGAATCCCAGCCCGAATCCCAGATACAGGTGGATAATGCCTATCCATACTGTAAGGAACAGCAGGATCTTCACATCGGTCAGCTTGCTGTATATTCCGACCGGGATGAATCCGAACAGCGTGTGCGGAAGATTGACTCCCAGCAAACTGGACCAGGTCATTTCGTCCGGGATCGGATAGAAATGCAGTCCGAACGCTTCGCCGAACAGGAAGAACCCGAACAGCGTTGCCCAGATACCTCCGAAGAACAGCATGGTCGCGATGGTGCGCCATTCTTTGCTCGTGCATTTCGCCAGTCCTAGGGCGCCGAGGATGAGGAACGGTATTCCGTATCCCATGTCGCCGACCATCAGACCGAAGAAGATCGGGAATGTGATCGCCAGGATCGTGCTTGGGTCGATCTCGTTGTATCGAGGGACCGATATGAGTTCGGTCAGGAACTCGAACTTACTGACGGTCTTGCCGTTGCGCTGCAATGTCGGTACTTTCTCAACCGGCTCCTTGTGCGGCATTCCCGGCGTGTGGGCCGGTTCATGCTGTTCGGCTCTCGGCGCCTCGCCGATTACCTCC comes from the Methanomassiliicoccales archaeon genome and includes:
- a CDS encoding V-type ATP synthase subunit E family protein codes for the protein MDKVVGNILETANKESAARIATAEKERATILQQADETIANKKKAQEKELEVALKRLRQQEISSAELEAKRIVLNAKKEILDRSFQETLKDLESMPEAEKVRVYQKILINAKKNISRPKVICPKGESRLVQKDSDIASVTETDMSTGLVLESQDGTIRLDYRFNTMLAAVWEKELKNVSNVLFG
- a CDS encoding ATPase, which produces MAIEAGLIAIGAGVAVGMAGIGSGIAEGPIGSAAVGAMAEDEKLFGKGLVLTVIPETIVIFGLVMAILLWIKMV
- a CDS encoding V-type ATP synthase subunit I translates to MILPEKMTRILVVGSKESLSQTIDILYGLETVHLVDFSAEEPGFSLGSPLPIASDASQKLLKLRSMERDLDIKEVKGMEIEVIPIGKINSEVDETINGLEAEIVGVVETKSNSQARMHEIEQKKKQLEPFMTVPLPLELYTGYESLTVFTGYVKMDPAAALTQAVKQFEVYKSNDGKFVAVFVPKSEAAEAQKVLIQNGYTDMPAPTGKGEPAEEIKRLDEEYEVEKKTLEEATKKIDALREKHQSFILASDEHLSIEVEKAETPIRLGTTAHAFAMDAWVPSADVSGIEKELASKMGDAVLMEVIGEAPRAEQHEPAHTPGMPHKEPVEKVPTLQRNGKTVSKFEFLTELISVPRYNEIDPSTILAITFPIFFGLMVGDMGYGIPFLILGALGLAKCTSKEWRTIATMLFFGGIWATLFGFFLFGEAFGLHFYPIPDEMTWSSLLGVNLPHTLFGFIPVGIYSKLTDVKILLFLTVWIGIIHLYLGFGLGFYNKYLRHGRKHAIMEKGSWILILTGGTFLLMWIIDLLIATWLLSDTISMVFLALGVVTLVPGVLMVLKAEGATAILELPGLMSNMISYARLAAIGMSKAGLALAFNTIAFETILGFDPVARAGAGAWPVDLSIVMIIVAIVILIVGHLTVFILGILSAGMHGIRLHYVELFQKFYEGGGVKFNPLRIVRKRTSER